The segment TTTTGAAGATATTTTCCCTTTCTAGAAGGATATCTTTTAGAACACATAATCCACCTGTGCATTTACGAGACTATAAATGCAACAATGTTATTGACTCTTCACACATATGTTGTCATACAGTTACAAATATGTGTAATCTTGATTCTCAAGTTCATGTTATCCATCCTATTTCAACTTTTGCTTTCAGTGTCTCCAAACATGAAATTGAGCCTGCATTTTATAATCAAGCTCATGCAACAAGAACTTGAAGCCTTACAAACAAATAATACTTGGGATGTTGTTTCTTTACCAAAGGTCAAAAAGCCAATATCATGCCGATAGGTATGCAAACTCAAGTACAAAACTGATGGGTCTACTAATTGTTACAAAGCATAATTAGTAGCCaaaggcttcactcaaaaataGGGTATTGACTACCATGAAACCTTCTCTCCGGTAATCAAGTTCAATACCATTCGATGTCTAGTTTCATTGGTTGTTAAAAAAATATTGGAAGATTCAACAACTAGACATCAATAATGCCTTTCTTCATGTTGAGCTCCATAAAGATGTTTATATGAAATTACCACCAGGATATTCTACTACTTCCAATCATCTTGTTGGCAAACTCAAGAAGTCGTTGTATGGTTTAAAGCAAGCTTCAAGGCAGTGGTATGCGAAATTAtctcatttcttgcatcaaaaAGGATATACTCATTCTCTCAATGATTACTCTCTTTTCCTTAAGAAGACTGCCAAATCAATCGTTATTTTAGcagtgtatgtggatgatattctTCTTACAGATGATGATCAAGATGAAATTATTTCATTCAAAATAGCTCTTAATAGTCAATTTTGTATTAAAGACTTGGAAGAAGTCAATTATTTTCTTGGACTTCAATTTGACAAAGTGGCAGAAGGATTAGTTATTAATCAAAACAAATTTGCCCAAGAGTTACTTGCACTCTATTCAATGGAAGATGTTGTTCCAGTTTCCACTCCATTGCCTCACAATCTCAAACTCTTACCACTTATGGATAATCCTTGAGATGATCCTACGATGTACAGACAACTAATTGGCAAGTTGAACTTTTTTAGTTCACACTCGCCCATACATAGCCTTCACTGTACAACTTTTAAGCCAATTTAACAAGAATCCTTGCCAACAACATTATGATGCAGCTTTACATGTGTTGAAATACATAAAAGGCACCAATAATCAaggtttattttttaataaaacctCCAATTTCAACATCGAGGCTTATTGTGATTCTGGTTGGGCAGCATGCCCAATCACATGACGGTCAATAAGTGGTTTCTTCATTTTATTTGGAGGAAGTCCAATATCTTGGGAGTCGAAAAAGCAAGTTACAGTCTCTCTTTCTTCAGTCGATGTAGAATATCGTTCAATAAGGCGTGTGTGTGCTGAGTTGGCATGGATGTCAAGACTTCTACATGAATTTCAAGTGCTTAATATTACTCCTATACCACTGATGTGTGACAATATGGCGGCAATCTACATTGCAACAAACCTAGTTTTTCACGAAAGGACTAAACACATCGAACTAGACTGCCATTTCGTAAAGAGGAAAACTTCAAGGACTCATCTTTTTATCTCATGTTCCGACAAGTTCACAACATGCTGATATTTTTACCAAGAATCTACCATCTTCATAGCATCGAGAATCTTTTTCCAAGCTGCATGCAATTCCCTACCCTCCAGCTTGAGAGGGGAGTGGGAGTGTTAGTTTTTACTGTTAGAAAACTTGTTATAGACGGTTATAGATGATAGTTAGATAGAAGGGTATTTCCGTCTTTATTATGTTATGAGTTAGTACGTTAGTCATCTATTGTATATATATGAATTCGTGATCATTACTGAATACAAGTTTTGAATCATTTTCAAACAATCTCTTCTTCATTCTCTCAAATCAACAAATAGTACCACAAAAAATAAAAACCCACAAAAAATGTACCACTTAAAAACTAGAAAACATGTCATGAAGGTTGGTCTATGTGTCAATGAAGGTATATAGGTATACCAAGACACAATGTATCACAAGGATATTTTTTATATGTGAACACTTTGTTAAGCATACAATTCAATTTACAATTTATAAAGTGATCGTTTAATATTCATTTTCAGTCCGACAACATAAGTTGTCAGATTTGGCTAAAGTCTAAATTTCAATCCATCGAAATAAGTTTGCCTGATAAGACACAACCTTATCATAAAATTATTACTTATACATTTATTTCTATACTTGGTGTCATTTTTCTAGTCTGTCAAATTATTGACACCTAATAAATGCTCTAGACATCGacatacacacacactctctcttttTCCAccacaaaataaattattttccataatataataaatataagttCAATACTTTACCATATGACATcttaaaactttatataacaaTCTACAAATCATATAGAAGATAAATGTAAATAAGAAAACAACAAGAATCTTTTAGTTGTGAACAAGAGTAGACAAACAGTTGTAAATCGAGTTTTTAATTTCAACAACACTACACACACACAAAATAGACACCAAagaaaatacattgctatttttttAAGGTTAAATTTGTCTATTCACAAGCTAATTTGGTGTCAAAGCTGCTTAAACATATGGCAAAAGCTTGAAAAGCAGATAAAGGGTACCGATAATCCATAGTAAACATATCTTTCCCAACTTTCCCAAACTGCAGGATCACCTTATCATGCTCCGGCGGCGGTGGCGGCGGCGGTTGCGGCGGCTGAGAGGGACCGGCGGCCGGTGTGGCGGCGATCAACTGAAAATTCTTAACAGACGCGATCGTCACCCGTCCCCTAAAATTCAAACACCAACACTGCAACTGTTCGTGCCACCTAGGCGACTTGTTTTTCAAGACCAAGGGCATTTTGGACCTTTCACTCTCAGGAACATCGGATGACGTGGCGGTGCCGATGGCGGCTCCCATGATCTCGGAGAATCTTGAGCTGCTGAATTCGGCAGAGTGGTCGAGGGATTTTGAGAAGGACATGCTGCGGAAGGAATCTTCTAAGGAGCGGGGCGGCAGGAGGTGGTCCGGTTGACCGGGGACTGAGCCACCTGGCTCGAGGGAGGAGGCGGGAATTGAGTGCATGACACAGTGCATTCTGCGGGGCCCACGTGTCCCGAGGACGTTGAGCTCGTAGGTGATGTGGGCTATGTTGTAGCTGCCACTTGGCATTTTTGGAGAGACTTTTTTCGAGTAAAATCTCCGGCTTGATCGCCCTGGTGCTGGAATATTCGCGCCGGAATGCGGTGGTTGTGTGTCGTATATTAGAAACTTTGTCCCGAGAAAATTAGATCTGAAAAAAATAAATGACCAAACTACCCTTGTTATGGATATATGGATAAAGTGTTGTATACATAAGGTCTCGGTTCCTTTTTCTAGACAGGATAAACGGTCTGAACAAGACAAAACGACCAAACTACCCTTGTATTTCAAATTTCACAATTTTTCATTAATTTTAACGAAATTTAGATCTGAAACACAAAAAATGACGAAACTACCCTTATTATGGATATATGGATAAAGTAGCTGAATGGGTGGGTGATGATGTTTGTCTGGACTCTGGATAAAGTGTTGGTATAGATAAGGTCTGTTCCTTTTTCTAAACAGGATAAACGGTCTGAAGAAGACAAAATGACCAAACTACCCTTATATTTCAAATTTCACAAGTTTCTTTAGGATAAGTTGGGAAGAAAAAAGAAGGGCAAATAGGTTAAAGGGTTAGTGTCTTGACACATTAAGTCAAGTTTTTTAGTGGTTAatctgtttcttttttacttgatGCAGAAAGAAAGACTTAATAGAGACAAATTTTGACAAAATTGCCCTTGGAAAATGGGTTGATTTTCAATATTTTATACCTGAgttttccaatataagtgttgcTGGATCTTGAAATGTTTTCAGCATCCATGGAGATGACATACTCAGTACAAGTAGTTCTTCGAGTTCTTTTTGCAGAAAGCAGGAATTTCCCATTTTCCACTAGTAAAGCAGCTGCAAAATCAGATATCATCTTTATTATCCAAAGGGCataatatattgataatattAATAGCAATGCCAATGGActttcttttatttctttattataTTTATAGCATCTTGCTTTTATATTTCCTATTACaccattgtactttaaaaattcTACACGTTATAGCAATTTCATCCAAATACAAAGAAATTTATATTCTATAatttgggtagatttttcaaagtcaaATGACctaatgagaaaaaaaaatatgaaagcaGATATTTCAAACTACTATGACttgattaaaaaaaaagataaaagtacaatgatgtaatagaaagaaatgaaggAAGGGtgctataatacacaaataaattaAAGAGTTCAAAAATCTCATAAAAGACTTTACTTTTTTTCCTGAAAAAGACCATGTATTTTTTCAAACCCTCAACTTTGtctttttttctgaaaaaaaccCTCAACATTTTTAGTCTTTTTCCGAAAAAACCCtcacattttacaagtttttttggaaaaaattgaCTAAAAGGGCCAGatcggaaaaaatgaaaaaaatgcaaGGTCTTTTTCAGGAAAAAAGTAAAGTTGAGGTTTAAAATATGATGTCTGAATATAGAAAGCTTGGAATTTTCCAGTTTACACTGATATTAAATGGGTTGATTTTGATTATTCAAAGAATAAAATCCTAATaagaaataaaatacaataatacTATAAATCTTTAAATGCTGACCTGGACTTAGACACAGATAAAGATGATATGTCAAATTGGATTTATCCCTTTTGATGAAACATTGAATCGTAACATCACGTGGGCCCGGCTGTAAATTCAAATACAAAATCATTAAATTAAGATTGGTATtaaatattatttgattatttgattatttgattaaataataaataaatacctGTTTTAATGAAACTGGAAAAGTGAGCTTCCCACAAGATTCAGGAGTTCTAACAATTTCCTTACACATACTTCTCCATGATCTACAAACAGCAGCACAAGCAACAACATGTTTTCTTGAAGGCCATGTGCTTTCACTTTCTTCTAATCTTTTTATTACATCAAAAAGAAGCTCCGGGGGTAGATTCGCCCATCTACTATTTTGGACAATTAAGGAAGGTCCATTATCATTTAAATCATTAATTGAACCTTGAGATTTTCCTCTGTTGTGATGCCCTGAAAGCCTCACGTCAAAACTACGCCTTGATAAACTTCCGAATCCGTCCCTCATGTCACGAACTATGCTACGAAAagacattttctttttcttttttttaaattgatGAACACGTGAACTCACGCTTTGATGTAGATTGGCTGCAAAAAGTGGTAAGTGGTTAGCTAGTAGGAACTAGGAAGAGATGATGAAGGGCATAAGGGTAAATTGGGAATTTAGAGAAGAAAAAGAACAGAAAAGATCGGCGTGTTTTTTTGTTTTACTTTCAAGATTCGGTCAAAAGGTAGGTAGTTTATGGAAGTAGAACCATTGAGTTGATGAAGAGTGTAAGGGTAAACTGGGAATTTAGAGAAGAAAAAGAATGGAAAAGATCGATGTGTTTTTTTGTTTTACTTTCAAGATTCGGTCGAAAGTTCGCTAATTTATGGAAGTAGAACCATTGAGGTGATGAAGAGGGTAAGGGTAAATTGGGAATTTAGAGAAGAAAAAGAACGGAAAAGATCgatgtgttttttttattttactttcaaGATTAGATCTAAAGTTGGATAATTTATGGAAGGAGAACCATTGAGGTGATGAAGAGTGTAAGGGTAAATTGGGAATACAGAAAAGATGAAAACCAAATTTGAATATTTCAATACATTTTATGTGTAAGCTTCAATCTGAAGTTGGCTGATTTAAGAAACTATAACCATTGAGATGATGAAGAGCATAAGGGTAAAATTGGAATACAGAAAAGATTGCACAAGGATCAACATATTTTACTTTCAAGATTCAATAGAAAGTTAGCTAATTATGGGAATTAAACAATAGAGACAAATCATAAGAACGCATTTAATCAAAACTGCAGTAAACAGTTTAGAAAAGGTGTTTGATGATCAATGAAATGACTAAAGTACCCTGTACTAATGGTGGAATAGCTTATATTGTTTATGAACAAAAAGATTTGAAGAAACTAATGTCTGTTCTACAAAATTTTAGCCACACAAGGGTGATTAGTGATTACAAtatataaaagtcaaaatttccTATATAAAATGTATAAAATACATTTTCTTTTGTTTCTTTAGATTTTATGgacctttttttttttgcaaaaatcaGCAATTATCTAGGCAGGTTGTATACACCTACCTCAGCCATATCTTCACTAGATTCCTCAGGTTGGAAAGTGAATATAtattaagaaaaatataaaaactgAAATAAACCGAATTAAAAATATCACAGTGAAGAAAATGCACAAGAAAAACCTACCTGTTGATGAGAGGTTAAAAATCCATCAAAATCAGCATTTTAGGGTACTAGAGCTGAAAATAAGATCAGAAGA is part of the Lactuca sativa cultivar Salinas chromosome 7, Lsat_Salinas_v11, whole genome shotgun sequence genome and harbors:
- the LOC111888644 gene encoding tubby-like F-box protein 8, with protein sequence MSFRSIVRDMRDGFGSLSRRSFDVRLSGHHNRGKSQGSINDLNDNGPSLIVQNSRWANLPPELLFDVIKRLEESESTWPSRKHVVACAAVCRSWRSMCKEIVRTPESCGKLTFPVSLKQPGPRDVTIQCFIKRDKSNLTYHLYLCLSPAALLVENGKFLLSAKRTRRTTCTEYVISMDAENISRSSNTYIGKLRSNFLGTKFLIYDTQPPHSGANIPAPGRSSRRFYSKKVSPKMPSGSYNIAHITYELNVLGTRGPRRMHCVMHSIPASSLEPGGSVPGQPDHLLPPRSLEDSFRSMSFSKSLDHSAEFSSSRFSEIMGAAIGTATSSDVPESERSKMPLVLKNKSPRWHEQLQCWCLNFRGRVTIASVKNFQLIAATPAAGPSQPPQPPPPPPPEHDKVILQFGKVGKDMFTMDYRYPLSAFQAFAICLSSFDTKLACE